In one Catenovulum adriaticum genomic region, the following are encoded:
- a CDS encoding DUF2835 family protein gives MFPTMNSYYTYYFSLNISYLECQIFYTGQLQHVLLIDDRGYKVQIPVVNLKKHLDSRGLKGRFRLLTDTSHKILSFERIV, from the coding sequence ATGTTTCCTACTATGAACTCATATTATACTTATTATTTTTCATTAAATATTAGCTATTTAGAATGCCAAATATTTTATACTGGACAGTTGCAACACGTTTTATTAATTGATGATAGGGGCTATAAAGTTCAAATCCCGGTCGTTAATTTAAAAAAACATTTGGATAGTAGAGGGTTAAAGGGACGGTTTAGATTACTCACAGACACGAGTCATAAAATATTAAGTTTTGAGCGGATTGTTTAA